One genomic segment of Pseudonocardia sp. T1-2H includes these proteins:
- a CDS encoding glutamate--cysteine ligase translates to MLVRTVGVEEEFLLVNPETGRPVALAGAVLRSADEPDGETEELTGELQNEQIETGTRPVRTLTELGKELRTARAAAREAAGAVGVAVAALATSPLAVEPSVSPTPRYRALAERFGMTVDEQLTCGCHVHVAVDGDEEGVAVLDRIRPWLAPLLAVTGNSPFWQGRDSGYASFRGEVWQRWPSAGGYQTFGSAAGYRAVVDEMLGTGTILDEAMLYLDARLSAQHPTVEIRVADVCLDPDDAVLLAALVRALVETAARDWRAGVPADDVRTEVLRLASWRAARSGVEEDLLLPGAWRPAPAAEVLDALVGHVREALEDAGDLDDVRVLLGAVLDRGTGSRMQREVAGHEGDLAAVVAEAARAT, encoded by the coding sequence ATGCTGGTGCGAACGGTCGGTGTCGAGGAGGAGTTCCTGCTGGTGAACCCCGAGACGGGACGGCCGGTGGCCCTCGCGGGCGCGGTCCTCCGGTCGGCGGACGAACCCGACGGCGAGACCGAGGAGCTCACCGGCGAACTGCAGAACGAGCAGATCGAGACCGGCACCCGGCCGGTCCGCACCCTCACCGAGCTGGGCAAGGAGCTGCGGACGGCCCGCGCCGCGGCCCGGGAGGCCGCCGGCGCCGTCGGGGTCGCGGTGGCCGCGCTGGCGACGTCACCCCTGGCCGTCGAGCCGTCGGTGTCGCCGACGCCGCGGTACCGGGCGCTGGCCGAGCGCTTCGGCATGACCGTCGACGAACAGCTGACCTGCGGGTGCCACGTGCACGTCGCGGTCGACGGGGACGAGGAGGGCGTCGCCGTCCTGGACCGGATCCGGCCCTGGCTCGCACCGCTGCTCGCCGTGACGGGCAACTCGCCGTTCTGGCAGGGCCGGGACTCGGGGTACGCGAGCTTCCGCGGCGAGGTCTGGCAGCGCTGGCCGTCCGCGGGCGGGTACCAGACGTTCGGGTCGGCCGCCGGCTACCGCGCGGTCGTCGACGAGATGCTCGGCACGGGCACGATCCTGGACGAGGCGATGCTCTACCTCGACGCCCGGCTCTCCGCGCAGCACCCGACCGTCGAGATCCGGGTGGCGGACGTCTGCCTGGACCCGGACGACGCGGTGCTGCTCGCCGCGCTCGTCCGCGCGCTGGTCGAGACGGCGGCACGAGACTGGCGCGCGGGCGTCCCGGCGGACGACGTCCGGACCGAGGTGCTGCGGCTGGCGTCCTGGCGTGCCGCCCGATCCGGGGTCGAGGAGGATCTCCTGCTGCCCGGGGCGTGGCGTCCGGCGCCGGCCGCCGAGGTGCTCGACGCGCTGGTCGGACACGTGCGGGAGGCGTTGGAGGACGCCGGGGACCTCGACGACGTGCGGGTGCTCCTGGGCGCGGTGCTGGACCGGGGTACGGGGTCCCGGATGCAACGCGAGGTGGCCGGGCACGAGGGGGACCTGGCCGCGGTGGTCGCCGAGGCGGCGCGGGCGACCTGA
- a CDS encoding ANTAR domain-containing protein, with translation MTTEQEWANDRERFVAEWEPALADGPARGMDRPGPGPLAQQFVVLSEALLSADTVAEVLERVVRATTEIVPGADLVSVTMRDPDDGFRTPVETDPLATRLDELQYEMDEGPCVAATRKEGLGLVFKRDLAAAPDFPRYGPAAAELGVRSVLAVGLFPQGDAPRMGALNLYSMSAGGLDDADRDVALVLAAHASTALAATEACSAADLEAAQLRTALQSRDVIGQAKGILMERRGISAAEAFDVLRAASQSLNVKLATIAETLVSRRADL, from the coding sequence GTGACCACGGAGCAGGAGTGGGCGAACGACCGGGAACGGTTCGTCGCGGAATGGGAACCGGCTCTCGCCGACGGCCCCGCCCGAGGCATGGACCGGCCGGGTCCCGGGCCGCTCGCGCAGCAGTTCGTCGTGCTGTCCGAGGCGTTGCTGTCCGCGGACACCGTCGCGGAGGTGCTCGAGCGGGTCGTCCGCGCCACCACGGAGATCGTCCCCGGTGCCGATCTCGTCAGCGTGACGATGCGGGACCCCGACGACGGCTTCCGCACCCCCGTCGAGACGGATCCGCTCGCGACCAGGCTCGACGAGCTGCAGTACGAGATGGACGAGGGCCCGTGCGTCGCGGCGACCCGCAAGGAGGGCCTCGGGCTCGTCTTCAAGCGGGACCTCGCGGCCGCGCCGGACTTCCCGCGGTACGGGCCCGCGGCCGCCGAGCTGGGGGTGCGCAGCGTGCTCGCCGTCGGGCTGTTCCCGCAGGGTGACGCGCCGCGGATGGGGGCGCTGAACCTGTACTCGATGTCGGCCGGTGGGCTCGACGACGCGGACCGCGACGTCGCGTTGGTCCTGGCCGCACACGCGTCGACGGCCCTGGCCGCCACCGAGGCCTGCTCGGCCGCGGACCTGGAAGCCGCCCAGCTGCGGACCGCGCTGCAGAGCCGGGACGTGATCGGCCAGGCCAAGGGCATCCTGATGGAACGCCGCGGGATCTCGGCGGCGGAGGCCTTCGACGTCCTGCGCGCGGCCTCCCAGTCCCTCAACGTCAAGCTGGCGACGATCGCGGAGACGCTGGTCAGCCGCCGCGCGGATCTCTGA
- a CDS encoding dihydrofolate reductase family protein, translated as MVWEMMASFWPHAESMSDDPHDLAYAPKWRVMPKVVASRTLQSAEHGARVIGRDLAAEVAELRAGPGGDILLMGGSGLAASLMGLGLVEEVHVGVHPVVLGGGKPFLPPAEGSRYTLRLEESRVCDGQVVVSRYRPA; from the coding sequence GTGGTCTGGGAGATGATGGCGTCCTTCTGGCCGCATGCCGAGTCGATGTCCGACGACCCGCACGATCTGGCGTACGCGCCGAAGTGGCGGGTGATGCCGAAGGTCGTCGCGTCCCGGACCCTTCAGAGCGCGGAGCACGGCGCCCGGGTGATCGGCCGGGACCTCGCGGCGGAGGTCGCCGAGCTCAGGGCCGGGCCCGGCGGGGACATCCTGCTCATGGGCGGGTCCGGGCTCGCGGCGAGCCTGATGGGTCTCGGCCTCGTCGAGGAGGTGCACGTGGGCGTGCACCCCGTCGTCCTCGGCGGCGGGAAGCCGTTCCTGCCGCCGGCCGAGGGCAGCCGGTACACGCTGCGGCTCGAGGAGTCCCGCGTCTGCGACGGCCAGGTGGTCGTCTCCCGCTACCGGCCCGCCTGA
- a CDS encoding ABC transporter ATP-binding protein: MPVRPGALRLEAVRKSYRGAPEVLAGVDLAVAPREIVVVAGPNGSGKSTLLRIAAGCSRPTSGRVRGRAPVVGYLPDRFPAQLRMPAAVYLRHLAALHRENAAAAAESADELLEALGFVGSTRMPMSGLSKGNAQKVGLAQALCCSAGLLVLDEPWSGLDAPAAQVLLGRVAAAAADGASVLVTDHTGSASALPGTRHLRLQDGELRPAPPQASGPAPLVVVELWCPVDPADAAAALAPFVRASPAGDRLILHVPVGRSDALLRAALDLGCSVLSVVPAAPDAPR; this comes from the coding sequence GTGCCGGTACGACCGGGGGCGCTGCGCCTCGAGGCGGTCAGGAAGAGCTACCGCGGCGCCCCCGAGGTGCTCGCCGGGGTGGACCTCGCGGTCGCGCCGCGGGAGATCGTGGTCGTCGCGGGCCCCAACGGCTCCGGCAAGTCGACGCTGCTGCGGATCGCCGCGGGATGTTCGCGGCCCACCTCCGGCCGGGTGCGGGGCCGGGCGCCGGTCGTCGGGTACCTGCCGGACCGGTTCCCGGCCCAGCTGCGGATGCCGGCCGCGGTCTACCTGCGGCACCTCGCCGCGCTGCACCGGGAGAACGCCGCCGCGGCGGCGGAGTCGGCGGACGAGCTGCTCGAGGCGCTCGGCTTCGTCGGGTCGACGCGCATGCCGATGTCCGGGCTGTCCAAGGGAAACGCGCAGAAGGTCGGCCTGGCCCAGGCCCTGTGCTGCAGCGCCGGCCTCCTCGTCCTCGACGAGCCGTGGTCCGGCCTCGACGCCCCGGCCGCCCAGGTGCTGCTCGGCCGGGTCGCCGCGGCCGCCGCGGACGGCGCGTCGGTGCTGGTGACGGACCACACGGGTTCGGCGTCGGCGCTGCCCGGGACCCGGCACCTGCGGCTGCAGGACGGCGAGCTGCGGCCCGCGCCACCGCAGGCGAGCGGGCCGGCTCCGCTCGTCGTCGTCGAGCTGTGGTGTCCGGTGGACCCCGCCGACGCCGCGGCCGCGCTCGCCCCGTTCGTCCGGGCGTCACCGGCGGGCGACCGGCTGATCCTGCACGTCCCGGTCGGGCGCAGCGACGCCCTGCTGCGCGCTGCGCTCGACCTCGGCTGCTCGGTCCTCTCGGTCGTGCCCGCGGCCCCGGACGCGCCGCGATGA
- a CDS encoding ABC transporter ATP-binding protein, whose protein sequence is MSAIRMRHVTKCYGSFTALDDVSVELEENTVHGLLGRNGAGKTTIMQILTGQGFESSGEVEVFGEHPYENPRVLDRVCFIREAQKYPDTFAVKHALAAAALLFPNWDQAFANSLVEEFGLPRKRTVKKLSRGQLSAVGVIIGLASRAPLTFFDEPYLGLDAVARQLFYDRLLADYAEHPRTIVLSTHLIDEVSDLIEHVVVIDGGRILIDEDSEVLRSQAVTVTGPAAAVEAFASGHTELHREKLGGFLRVTLSGATPEPELRSAGLRFEPVSLQQLVVRTTQQAAGPELVSASTNHNHRKEVSR, encoded by the coding sequence ATGAGCGCGATCAGGATGCGCCACGTCACGAAGTGCTACGGCAGCTTCACCGCGCTCGACGACGTGAGCGTCGAGCTCGAGGAGAACACCGTCCACGGGCTGCTCGGCCGCAACGGCGCGGGCAAGACCACCATCATGCAGATCCTGACGGGCCAGGGGTTCGAGAGCTCCGGCGAGGTCGAGGTCTTCGGTGAGCACCCGTACGAGAACCCGCGCGTGCTGGACCGGGTCTGCTTCATCCGGGAGGCGCAGAAGTACCCGGACACCTTCGCGGTGAAGCACGCGCTGGCGGCCGCGGCACTGCTGTTCCCGAACTGGGATCAGGCCTTCGCGAACTCGCTGGTCGAGGAGTTCGGGCTGCCACGCAAGCGGACGGTCAAGAAGCTCTCCCGCGGCCAGCTCTCGGCCGTCGGCGTGATCATCGGGCTCGCGTCCCGGGCGCCGCTGACCTTCTTCGACGAGCCCTACCTGGGTCTCGACGCCGTCGCGCGGCAGCTGTTCTACGACCGGCTGCTCGCGGACTACGCCGAGCATCCGCGGACGATCGTGCTCTCGACACATCTGATCGACGAGGTCAGCGACCTGATCGAGCACGTCGTCGTGATCGACGGGGGCCGGATCTTGATCGACGAGGACTCCGAGGTCCTGCGCAGCCAGGCCGTCACCGTGACCGGCCCGGCGGCGGCGGTCGAGGCGTTCGCGTCCGGCCACACCGAGCTGCACCGGGAGAAGCTGGGGGGCTTCCTCCGCGTCACGCTCAGCGGCGCCACGCCGGAACCGGAGCTGCGTTCCGCCGGGCTCCGGTTCGAGCCGGTGTCGTTGCAGCAGCTCGTCGTCCGCACGACCCAGCAGGCCGCCGGACCCGAGCTGGTCAGCGCCTCCACCAACCACAACCACCGGAAGGAGGTGTCGCGATGA